The following are from one region of the Georgenia sp. M64 genome:
- a CDS encoding SRPBCC domain-containing protein — MTSQHTTTVDEEARTITVERTFAADAERLWQAWTDPALVARWYGPHHWTTTVHEMDVRPGGRWRYTMAPDDGSRPPMNGVATYEDVEPPHRLTYLDRIADDAWTAAVGEPGLSVAVTFEPTPEGTRVRVVAGFGDDEGLRRGIASGMSGGYVETLDRLASVVLPGHGPE; from the coding sequence ATGACGTCGCAGCACACCACCACCGTTGATGAGGAAGCCCGCACCATCACCGTCGAGCGCACCTTCGCCGCCGACGCCGAGCGCCTCTGGCAGGCGTGGACCGACCCGGCCCTCGTCGCCCGCTGGTACGGCCCGCACCACTGGACCACCACCGTGCACGAGATGGACGTCCGCCCGGGCGGCCGCTGGCGCTACACGATGGCGCCGGACGACGGCTCGCGCCCACCGATGAACGGCGTCGCCACGTACGAGGACGTCGAGCCACCACACCGCCTGACCTACCTCGACCGGATCGCCGACGACGCGTGGACCGCCGCCGTCGGCGAGCCCGGGCTGTCCGTCGCGGTGACGTTCGAGCCGACGCCGGAGGGCACCCGGGTGCGGGTGGTCGCCGGCTTCGGCGACGACGAGGGACTGCGCCGCGGCATCGCCTCGGGCATGTCCGGCGGGTACGTCGAGACCCTCGACCGGCTGGCGAGTGTCGTCCTACCGGGGCACGGACCCGAGTAG
- a CDS encoding iron-siderophore ABC transporter substrate-binding protein: protein MPRNVLTTRTGRTLTIVAAAAALAACGSGGETAGSGTTTEAAETRTVEHAMGATEVPADVERVVVLDTGELDAVVSLGVTPVGAVTTDVSTSLVSYLEDELAETEPVGTIGEPNLEAIAALEPDLILSNTVRHEDLYDEFSAIAPTVFAGDVGDTWKETLRLAGDALGEREQADELIADYEARAADVGGAVTGGDPAGTEVSVVRFLPGQIRLYGEASFIGTVLADAGFGRPAVQQVPETFVEVSAEQISQADGDVVFTAVYGAPEDTAVADVTGGELWNRLTAVQAGNAHEVSDDTWMLGIGVTAANLVLNDIESILG, encoded by the coding sequence GTGCCCAGGAACGTTCTCACCACGCGGACCGGCCGCACCCTGACCATCGTCGCCGCGGCGGCAGCCCTCGCCGCATGCGGCTCAGGAGGCGAGACCGCGGGGTCCGGGACGACGACGGAGGCGGCCGAGACCCGCACCGTCGAGCACGCGATGGGGGCCACCGAGGTCCCGGCCGACGTCGAGCGCGTGGTCGTACTCGACACCGGCGAGCTCGACGCGGTCGTCTCGCTCGGCGTGACCCCGGTCGGGGCGGTGACCACGGACGTCTCGACGTCCCTGGTGAGCTACCTCGAGGACGAGCTCGCCGAGACCGAGCCCGTCGGCACGATCGGCGAGCCGAACCTCGAGGCGATCGCGGCCCTCGAACCCGACCTCATCCTGTCCAACACCGTCCGCCACGAGGACCTCTACGACGAGTTCTCGGCGATCGCGCCCACGGTCTTCGCGGGTGACGTCGGCGACACCTGGAAGGAGACGCTCCGGCTTGCCGGCGACGCTCTCGGCGAGCGCGAGCAGGCCGACGAGCTCATCGCGGACTACGAGGCGCGCGCCGCCGATGTGGGCGGGGCGGTCACCGGCGGCGACCCCGCCGGGACCGAGGTCAGCGTCGTGCGGTTCCTGCCGGGCCAGATCCGCCTGTACGGCGAGGCCTCGTTCATCGGCACCGTGCTCGCCGACGCCGGCTTCGGCCGTCCGGCCGTCCAGCAGGTGCCGGAGACGTTCGTCGAGGTCTCCGCGGAGCAGATCTCCCAGGCGGACGGCGACGTCGTGTTCACGGCCGTCTACGGGGCGCCCGAGGACACCGCCGTCGCGGACGTCACCGGCGGCGAGCTCTGGAACCGGCTCACCGCTGTCCAGGCCGGCAACGCGCACGAGGTCTCGGACGACACCTGGATGCTCGGCATCGGCGTCACCGCCGCGAACCTCGTGCTCAACGACATCGAGAGCATTCTCGGCTGA
- a CDS encoding metalloregulator ArsR/SmtB family transcription factor yields the protein MDGTRTQERLSAIAEPTRFRIVELLRAGPRPVGAIVDALGVGQPQVSRHLRVLADAGVVGVTKNGQRRIYRLLPEPIQDLEEWVAGLTAAWSDRLDRLGTLLDDKDGAAP from the coding sequence ATGGACGGAACCCGGACCCAGGAGCGGCTGAGCGCCATCGCCGAGCCCACCCGCTTCCGGATCGTCGAGCTCCTCAGGGCCGGTCCCCGACCGGTCGGCGCGATCGTCGACGCGCTCGGCGTCGGCCAGCCGCAGGTGTCGCGGCACCTGCGCGTCCTGGCCGACGCGGGCGTCGTCGGCGTGACGAAGAACGGGCAGCGTCGCATCTACCGGCTGCTCCCCGAACCGATACAGGATCTCGAGGAGTGGGTCGCCGGCCTGACGGCCGCCTGGTCCGACCGGCTCGACCGTCTTGGCACCCTCCTCGACGACAAGGACGGAGCAGCACCATGA
- a CDS encoding iron ABC transporter permease, protein MHPTTLPVDGRAPAAATPRPGRRHPGNRRRRLLGLVVLAAALAAFALVSLAVGSNPLPLDLVWSALVSPADTEADIIVRQLRLPRTVVALVAGGALGLAGALMQGHTRNALADPGLLGVSAGAALAVVVAAYVLGVDEPSAYVWFAFAGALVATAIVLVFGSARDNPATLALAGAAVTALLGAFTSAIVLLDVETLEAYRFWAVGSVAGRDLQALTPMVPFLLVGAVLAVANGPALNTLALGEDVARALGQHVGRARLVGIAAVTLLTGSTVALCGPIGFVGLIVPHAARALTGPDHRWLLPYSAVAGAAVLLAADVVGRVVVRPAELQAGIVLALVGAPFFVALIRRRRTAAL, encoded by the coding sequence GTGCACCCGACGACACTGCCCGTGGACGGGCGCGCGCCTGCAGCGGCCACGCCGCGCCCGGGCAGGCGGCATCCCGGCAACCGCCGCCGGCGCCTCCTCGGTCTCGTCGTCCTCGCCGCCGCGCTCGCCGCCTTCGCCCTCGTGAGCCTCGCCGTCGGCTCGAATCCCCTCCCGCTCGACCTCGTCTGGTCCGCGCTGGTGTCACCGGCGGACACGGAGGCGGACATCATCGTGCGGCAGCTCCGGCTGCCTCGCACCGTCGTGGCCCTGGTGGCAGGGGGCGCGCTGGGCCTGGCGGGTGCGCTCATGCAGGGCCACACACGCAACGCCCTGGCCGACCCCGGTCTCCTCGGCGTCAGCGCCGGGGCGGCGCTCGCCGTGGTGGTCGCGGCCTACGTCCTGGGGGTCGACGAGCCGTCGGCGTACGTCTGGTTCGCCTTCGCCGGTGCCCTGGTGGCCACAGCGATCGTGCTCGTCTTCGGCTCCGCACGCGACAACCCGGCCACGCTGGCGCTCGCCGGTGCCGCCGTGACCGCCCTGCTGGGCGCCTTCACCAGCGCCATCGTCCTGCTGGACGTGGAGACGCTCGAGGCCTACCGGTTCTGGGCGGTCGGCTCGGTCGCGGGCCGGGACCTGCAGGCCCTGACCCCCATGGTGCCGTTCCTCCTGGTCGGCGCCGTCCTCGCCGTGGCCAACGGCCCGGCCCTCAACACCCTCGCGCTCGGCGAGGACGTCGCCCGGGCGCTGGGTCAGCACGTGGGCCGCGCCCGCCTCGTCGGCATCGCCGCGGTGACGCTGCTCACCGGCTCCACCGTGGCCCTGTGCGGCCCGATCGGCTTCGTCGGGCTCATCGTCCCCCACGCGGCGCGCGCGCTCACCGGTCCGGACCACCGGTGGCTGCTGCCCTACAGCGCGGTCGCGGGTGCGGCGGTGCTGCTCGCGGCCGACGTCGTCGGCCGGGTGGTGGTGCGGCCGGCCGAGCTCCAGGCGGGCATCGTGCTGGCCCTGGTCGGAGCGCCGTTCTTCGTCGCGCTCATCCGCCGCCGCCGGACGGCGGCGCTGTGA